The following are from one region of the Aspergillus luchuensis IFO 4308 DNA, chromosome 4, nearly complete sequence genome:
- a CDS encoding zinc-dependent alcohol dehydrogenase family protein (COG:Q;~EggNog:ENOG410PHTQ;~InterPro:IPR013154,IPR013149,IPR036291,IPR011032, IPR020843;~PFAM:PF00107,PF08240,PF13602;~go_function: GO:0016491 - oxidoreductase activity [Evidence IEA];~go_process: GO:0055114 - oxidation-reduction process [Evidence IEA]), translating to MAIPTFKQFYLPEKKGFDSLVLREVSKPSPKQGQILVRIKAVSLNWRDGIIALGTYPFPGPDALVPGSDGAGIVEEVGEGVTEWKVGDRVLANFTQDHIAGKLNKKSLLSQLGGEIQGLLGEYFIFPKLGVVKIPDYLTFEEASCLPCAALTAWNALYGLVPIRPGQTVLLQGTGGVSTFGLQIAHAAGATTIVTSSSDEKLAKAKELGATHLINYRKNPDWAAEAKRLTKGNGVDHIIEVGGTLTLQQSFDSIALHGLIHCIGHITNPDPLGAGKELRGPDAAFLALDRVCIVRGVVVGSREQLQDMLECFGAHSIRPVIDRIFDFGETRQAYDYLWSSSHTGKVVIRIP from the exons ATGGCTATTCCTACTTTCAAGCAATTCTATCTTcccgagaagaagggttTCGACAGCTTGGTGCTCCGTGAAGTCTCAAAGCCGTCTCCGAAGCAAGGCCAAATCCTCGTGCGCATCAAAGCCGTTTCACTGAACTGGAGAGATGGCATCATTGCCCTTGGAACCTATCCGTTTCCTGGTCCAGATGCCCTTGTACCTGGAAGTGATGGAGCAG gcattgttgaagaagtcgggGAAGGTGTGACCGAATGGAAAGTTGGCGATAGAGTGCTTGCCAACTTCACGCAAGATCACATTGCAGGAAAGCTGAACAAGAAAAGTCTCCTCTCACAGCTGGGTGGCGAGATTCAGGGCCTTCTAGGTGAATACTTTATTTTCCCTAAGCTAGGAGTGGTCAAGATTCCCGATTACTTGACTTTCGAGGAGGCATCTTGCCTTCCATGCGCTGCCCTCACGGCCTGGAACGCACTCTATGGATTGGTTCCCATTCGCCCTGGACAGACTGTGCTGTTGCAGGGAACTGGAGGCGTGTCCACGTTCGGACTACAGATTGCCCATGCCGCAGGCGCAACCACGATCGTGACCTCGTCCTCAGATGAAAAGctcgccaaggccaaggagctCGGTGCCACCCACCTCATTAATTATCGGAAGAATCCAGACTGGGCAGCGGAGGCCAAGCGGCTCACCAAGGGTAACGGCGTTGACCACATCATCGAGGTCGGTGGTACTCTAACCTTACAGCAATCCTTTGACTCGATCGCATTGCATGGCCTTATCCACTGCATTGGCCACATCACGAACCCTGATCCACTTGGTGCGGGCAAGGAGCTACGCGGTCCTGATGCTGCTTTTCTAGCGCTGGATCGAGTCTGTATCGTCCGGGGAGTGGTGGTAGGTTCGCGGGAGCAGTTACAGGATATGCTGGAGTGCTTCGGGGCGCACTCTATCCGGCCAGTGATTGACCGCATATTCGACTTCGGTGAGACCAGGCAGGCGTATGACTACCTCTGGAGCTCTAGTCACACCGGGAAGGTGGTTATTCGGATCCCATGA
- a CDS encoding uncharacterized protein (COG:S;~EggNog:ENOG410PXQZ;~InterPro:IPR006603;~PFAM:PF04193;~SECRETED:SignalP(1-19);~TransMembrane:5 (n4-14c19/20o84-105i117-137o163-186i239-257o277-296i)) — protein sequence MGRTLVFPFSLIILALTWASFIPQIKHVWQTKDSRGISTAYLLFNLLCITEHGFFQSLDTACLWNISKFPSSPFSVYPLDWANLAQVLGDWVLSNVLFLLCLYYSPPTRPHRHRLRILLILALYSFFLLFTLVPLILDLTTDVFCPPNNPHDCPLPERDVVPFLRGIHCFFLLPITTVILPVLGFYKQAQRQRRQRKQGQPRRQHHQEPREQAIMIPPSHPPSPTTPTDLNRLLARSRLFQAAIFALSAILWIFRLPPGQQERAYDPPPPPDEPLPPQPWLLVFLHWWIFMGYMTVDEVIFAVGQGVLGYLGLRKAIAAEGRSEGEEEAERRVLLVAAEERSTYGSES from the exons T GATCATCCTTGCCCTAACCTGGGCCTCCTTTATCCCCCAGATCAAGCATGTGTGGCAGACGAAAGACAGCCGGGGGATCTCCACTGCCTACCTGCTTTTCAATCTGCTCTGCATCACCGAGCATGGCTTTTTTCAATCCCTTGACACCGCCTGTCTTTGGAATATTTCCAAATTTCCCTCGTCGCCGTTCTCTGTCTACCCCTTGGACTGGGCCAATCTCGCTCAAGTGTTAGGGGACTGGGTATTGTCCAACGTCCT CTTCTTGCTGTGTCTCTACTACTCCCCTCCGACCCGAccccatcgtcatcgtctgcGAATCCTCCTAATCCTCGCTCTctattccttcttcctgctgTTCACTCTGGTCCCGCTCATATTAGACCTCACCACCGACGTCTTCTGCCCGCCGAACAATCCGCACGATTGCCCGCTGCCGGAGCGGGACGTAGTCCCTTTCCTCCGCGGCATCCactgcttctttctcttgcccATCACGACGGTGATTCTCCCTGTTCTGGGTTTCTATAAGCAAGCACAGCGCCAAAGACGACAGCGAAAACAAGGACAACCAAGGAGGCAGCATCATCAGGAGCCCCGCGAACAGGCCATAATGATTCCTCCGTCTCAtcccccatcaccaaccacccccacaGATCTTAACCGCCTCCTTGCCCGCTCCCGCCTTTTTCAGGCTGCTATCTTCGCGCTCTCGGCCATCTTGTGGATTTTCCGCTTGCCCCCAGGGCAGCAGGAGCGAGCGTACgatccgccgccgccgcccgatGAACCTCTTCCGCCCCAGCCCTGGCTGTTGGTCTTCTTGCATTGGTGGATATTCATGGGGTATATGACCGTCGATGAGGTCATTTTTGCGGTCGGGCAGGGTGTTTTGGGGTACTTGGGTCTACGAAAGGCGATAGCAGCCGAGGGGAGAAGtgaaggtgaggaggaggcggagagaagggtgttgttggtagCGGCTGAAGAACGTTCCACATACGGATCTGAAAGTTGA